The following proteins are co-located in the Desulfurococcus amylolyticus Z-533 genome:
- a CDS encoding glycoside hydrolase family 57 protein, whose translation MTDIVLMFEVHQPYRLRRNLHSILLEKALSGRLELKDLEDTVFDNELNRLVIERAAHRCYVPATQIILENVKRYMDTSKEFKASFSISGVFIEQAEKWRPDVVDLFRKLAETGRIEFIEQTYYHSMAAFLPYYGFEELREQIREHRRIIEETIGFKPVSIENTEFTYNNDIACLFDSEGYKAVLTEGVDRVLGWRSPNYVYKAFGCNIRVLTRNYRLSDDVGFRFSDRKWDQYPLTADKYASWLASTPGDVIFIAVDYETFGEHHWPETGIHEFLRWLPGEVLKYGHLYFSTPGEVVERYPVRDVIDVPPWSSISWADERDLSAWLGNEIQREAYNALAAIRPFIKAVNKPEITRLWKLLTISDHVYYMATKFGSIGEVHSYFSPYKNANIAYGLFMEALGVLVEAVRREIEANRKSVLGRLVLPDNKAFHFTLPTGEHTGLVAHSIREFIEVIEKVPPESLLYHFNKGDIDAWLLNIFGLGDVVEELRRLRENIISYSELISTLKKLLLEIIE comes from the coding sequence TTGACCGATATAGTCTTAATGTTCGAGGTCCATCAACCATATAGGTTAAGGAGAAATCTTCACTCAATACTGCTTGAAAAAGCATTGAGCGGTAGACTTGAGTTAAAAGATCTCGAGGACACAGTCTTCGATAACGAGCTTAACAGGCTTGTTATTGAGAGAGCAGCCCATAGATGCTATGTACCTGCTACACAGATAATACTTGAGAACGTGAAGAGATACATGGATACTTCTAAGGAGTTCAAGGCCAGCTTCAGCATAAGCGGTGTATTCATAGAGCAGGCTGAGAAGTGGAGGCCTGATGTAGTTGATTTATTCAGGAAACTAGCTGAGACGGGTAGGATTGAATTCATTGAGCAGACATACTACCACAGCATGGCGGCATTCCTACCCTACTATGGGTTTGAAGAACTCAGAGAACAGATACGTGAACACAGAAGGATAATTGAGGAGACTATAGGCTTCAAGCCTGTTTCAATCGAGAACACAGAGTTCACATATAACAACGATATAGCCTGCCTCTTCGACTCCGAGGGCTATAAGGCAGTGTTAACGGAGGGCGTGGACCGGGTTCTCGGGTGGAGAAGCCCTAACTACGTATATAAGGCTTTTGGATGTAATATAAGGGTTTTAACAAGGAACTACAGGCTAAGCGATGATGTCGGCTTCAGGTTCAGTGATAGGAAATGGGATCAATATCCATTGACCGCCGACAAGTATGCTTCGTGGCTGGCCTCCACACCGGGCGATGTAATATTCATCGCCGTAGACTATGAAACCTTCGGAGAGCATCACTGGCCTGAGACAGGTATACACGAGTTTCTTAGGTGGTTGCCTGGTGAAGTATTGAAGTACGGGCACCTCTACTTCTCAACACCTGGTGAAGTAGTTGAGAGATACCCGGTTAGAGACGTGATAGATGTACCTCCATGGTCCTCTATAAGCTGGGCTGATGAAAGGGATTTAAGTGCTTGGCTGGGAAACGAGATACAGCGTGAAGCATATAATGCGCTTGCAGCTATCAGGCCGTTTATAAAAGCTGTGAACAAGCCTGAGATCACGAGGCTGTGGAAGCTGCTCACGATAAGCGATCATGTTTACTATATGGCTACCAAGTTTGGGTCAATTGGCGAGGTTCACTCATATTTCTCACCATACAAGAACGCCAATATAGCATACGGGTTATTCATGGAGGCCTTGGGAGTCCTTGTTGAAGCGGTGAGGCGTGAAATCGAGGCGAATAGAAAGAGTGTACTTGGTAGACTAGTATTACCGGATAACAAGGCATTCCACTTCACACTGCCAACCGGTGAGCACACTGGTTTAGTAGCTCACTCTATAAGGGAATTCATCGAGGTGATCGAGAAAGTGCCGCCCGAATCACTTCTATATCACTTCAACAAAGGGGACATCGATGCATGGCTACTTAACATATTTGGTCTTGGAGACGTTGTAGAAGAATTGAGGAGGCTACGTGAAAACATTATTTCATATAGCGAGCTTATCTCAACACTTAAGAAACTGCTCTTGGAAATAATCGAGTAG
- a CDS encoding alpha-amylase — MDKLFEHIIGSYLPQARWWPWKNTRVNVEVVDEVNYGNVLLLFFRSGDIFFHLPLAKVSDLPGGLESRGFCLDNECYVEAEYLSSYMDLISMIQGVSIEYHRSNKLPKIVKAKPLTFESTNSVTLYEAENGGKLVLKSYRVIPVVNIEAQMLRKLTEEKYAHIPEIIAFLKYKDMTTGVLSRYVEGAGDGGYPFYNALLEYLGSKVRGSRLGLASKLGIIISGLHKALNKDSEGFFSVEPASSSDIKQWCSRIEKMYSGSLKRLDEINTGELDYWRGMLEKARDIVEDAISLLEVYNGLLKARIHQDLHLGQMIYVKNIAEDFIIVDFEGEPGRSIEERLSKEPVTRDVASMIRSFHYLSHAAIMHYSGRSQDEVSRLMIEDDPSTKWRLNHVKAMVYSYSMDIDSSKLLGVPRDKMVSEIGRLLYPWIIERAVYEVYYESLYRPNWVSIPIAGLYEASRIYRGWII; from the coding sequence ATGGATAAGCTATTCGAGCACATCATAGGCAGCTATCTTCCCCAGGCCAGGTGGTGGCCCTGGAAGAATACCAGGGTAAATGTAGAGGTCGTGGACGAGGTAAACTACGGTAACGTATTGCTATTATTTTTTAGATCAGGAGACATATTTTTTCACTTACCCCTGGCGAAAGTCAGTGATCTGCCAGGGGGTTTGGAGTCACGTGGATTCTGTCTCGATAATGAATGTTATGTAGAGGCAGAGTATCTTTCCTCCTACATGGACCTCATAAGTATGATTCAAGGTGTCTCGATAGAGTATCACAGGTCGAATAAGCTACCCAAGATAGTTAAGGCTAAACCCCTCACGTTTGAGTCAACGAACTCGGTTACCCTATATGAGGCGGAAAATGGCGGCAAGCTTGTTTTAAAAAGCTATAGAGTAATACCGGTGGTCAACATTGAGGCACAGATGTTGAGGAAACTTACTGAAGAGAAGTACGCTCACATCCCCGAGATTATTGCGTTCTTGAAGTATAAGGATATGACCACCGGTGTACTTTCAAGGTATGTAGAGGGGGCCGGTGATGGCGGCTATCCCTTCTACAACGCATTATTAGAGTACTTGGGTAGTAAGGTTCGTGGGTCTAGGCTCGGGCTCGCCTCGAAGCTCGGTATTATTATTTCAGGTCTTCACAAAGCCTTGAATAAGGATAGTGAAGGCTTCTTCAGCGTTGAGCCGGCTTCAAGTAGTGATATTAAACAGTGGTGTTCACGCATCGAGAAAATGTACTCAGGAAGCCTGAAGAGATTGGATGAGATAAATACAGGGGAACTGGATTACTGGCGTGGCATGCTTGAGAAGGCCCGGGACATAGTGGAGGATGCCATATCACTGCTTGAGGTCTACAATGGTTTATTGAAGGCTAGGATACATCAAGACTTGCATCTTGGGCAGATGATATATGTTAAAAACATAGCGGAGGACTTCATCATAGTTGACTTCGAGGGGGAGCCTGGTAGGAGTATCGAGGAGAGACTGTCAAAGGAGCCTGTGACAAGGGATGTGGCGTCGATGATAAGGAGCTTCCACTATCTCTCACACGCCGCGATAATGCATTACAGTGGTAGAAGCCAGGATGAGGTTTCACGTTTAATGATCGAGGATGATCCTTCTACTAAGTGGAGGCTTAACCATGTAAAGGCAATGGTTTACTCCTACTCAATGGATATCGACTCAAGTAAACTACTTGGAGTACCTAGGGATAAAATGGTCTCCGAGATAGGGAGGCTCCTTTACCCATGGATCATTGAGAGGGCTGTTTACGAGGTCTACTATGAGTCCCTCTATAGGCCCAACTGGGTCTCCATACCTATAGCCGGCTTATATGAAGCAAGCAGGATCTATAGGGGGTGGATTATTTGA
- a CDS encoding winged helix-turn-helix transcriptional regulator, whose product MGENIKLVEFIDEKGVTIHELASRMGISPRTIKRYLRELEEKGLVESRDGLYLLTPVGVKFKKALEVVKSRKEASPYIVTDPFSGNIVPLSFKNYRQLLAIIENELVDKKILDEHVRKYLIEWVKTSIGDEYLVYLLENNIVKNVDDLREYLSMILKTIEG is encoded by the coding sequence ATGGGTGAAAATATTAAACTAGTGGAATTCATAGATGAGAAAGGGGTCACGATTCACGAGCTTGCATCCAGGATGGGTATCTCGCCTAGAACTATTAAAAGATACCTCAGGGAACTCGAGGAAAAAGGCCTTGTTGAATCCAGGGATGGATTATACTTACTTACACCGGTAGGGGTAAAGTTCAAGAAAGCGCTTGAAGTAGTTAAATCAAGAAAAGAGGCCTCCCCCTACATAGTGACCGATCCATTTAGCGGCAATATAGTGCCCCTGAGCTTCAAGAACTACAGGCAGTTACTAGCTATAATAGAGAATGAACTTGTAGATAAAAAGATACTGGATGAACATGTGAGGAAATACCTTATTGAATGGGTTAAGACATCTATTGGTGACGAGTATTTGGTCTATCTACTCGAAAACAACATTGTTAAAAACGTGGATGACTTGAGAGAATATTTATCCATGATATTGAAAACCATAGAGGGTTAG